The genomic window GTTCGCCCTCCCGGGCGATCCCATCCTCGCGCTCTTCGGTGACCGGACCCCCAGCCCGGCCGTCCTCGAACAGTTGCGCGCGGAGTACAACCTCGACAAGCCGTTCATCGTGCAGTACTTCCTGTACCTCGGCGGCATCCTCACCGGCGACCTCGGTACCTCGTTCTCCGGGCAGCCGGTCTCCGAGATCCTCGCGCAGACCTTCCCGGTCACGCTCCGCCTCGCTGTCCTCGCCGTCTTCTTCGAGATGGTCGCCGGCATCACGATCGGGCTCGTCTCGGGACTCCGCAAGGGCGGTATCTTCGATGCGTCCTTCCTGGTCGTCAGCCTCATCCTCATCTCGCTGCCGGTCTTCGTGGTGGCGTTCATCGCGCAGTTCGTCTTCGGCATCCAACTCGGTTGGTTCAGGGTGACCGTCGGTGCCGGTGCGCCGATACAGGACCTGTTACTTCCGGCGCTCGTACTCGCGACGATCAGCTTCGCGCAGATCACCCGCCTGACCCGCGGCGCCGTGATCGAGACCCAGTCGCTCGACTTCGTGCGCACCGCGGCCTCGAAGGGCCTCAGCCGTCGTCGCATCATCCCGGTGCACATCCTCCGTAACTCGCTGATCCCGGTCGTCACCTACCTGGCCGTCGACTTCGGTGTGCTCATCGTCGGAGCGACGGTCACCGAGGGCATCTTCAACGTGCCCGGTGTCGGTCGCACGCTCTACCAGGCGATCATCCGCGGGGAAGGGCCCACCGTCGTGTCCTTCGTGACCGTGATGGTGCTCGTCTATCTGCTCGTCAACCTGCTGGTCGACCTGCTGTACGCCGTGCTCGACCCGAGGATCCGCTATGTCAAGTCATGATCAGGAACCACAGATGAAGCGTTCATCCACGCACTTCGTCGCCCCGCTGGAGGAGACGCCGCTTGCGGTGATCGATGCTGTCAAGGTCGACGAGAAGCCGAGTAACCTCTGGACCGACGCCTGGGCGTACATGCGCCGTCAGCCGATGTTCTGGATCTCGGCCGTACTCATCGTGCTCGTCGTCGTCGTGTCGCTGTTGCCCGGCCTGTTCTCACACGTCGATCCACGGAGCTGCAATCTCGACAACAGCCTCGGCGATCCGTCGCTCGCACACCCGCTCGGCTTCACGAAGCAGGGCTGCGACATCTACTCGCGGGTCATCTTCGGTGCCAACACCTCGCTCGCGGTCGGGCTCATCGTGACCGCGATCGTCTGCGTGCTCGGCATCAGCTTCGGTGCGTTGTCCGGCTTCTACGGCGGCTGGGTCGACTCGGTGCTCTCGCGCATCGGCGACATCTTCTTCTCGATCCCGTACATCCTCGCCGCGGTCGTCGTCATGTCGGCTCTCGCCGCATATCGCAGTGTCTGGACCATCTCCCTCGCGGTCGGACTGTTCGTCTGGCCGAGCGTCGCGAGAGTGCTTCGTGCTGAGGTCCTGCGAGTGAAGAACGCGGACTACGTGCAGGCCTCCATCGCTCTCGGCGTCTCGCGGTTCCGGATCCTCGTGCGCCACGTCCTGCCGAACTCGATCGCCCCGGTCATCGTCGTGATCACGCTGTCGTTGGCCTCGGCCATCGTCGCAGAAGCCACGCTCTCGTTCCTCGGCGTCGGACTCGGCTCGGAATCGATCTCGTGGGGCGCGGACATCTCGCAGGCCCAGCGCGACCTCCGGACCGCTCCGCAAGTGCTCATCTACCCGTCCATCGCGCTCTCGCTCACCGTGCTCAGCTTCATCATGCTCGGCGAGGTCCTGCGCGATGCACTCGACCCGAAGGCGAGGGCACTCCGTTGAGCAGCCACACCCCATCGGCCGGCGCACGCACCGGGCAGCCGCTCCTCGAGGTCAAGGACCTCGAGGTCGGGTTCCGGACGCAGAGCGGCACCGTCCAGGCCATCCGTAAGACGAGTTTCACCATGATGCCCGGTGAGACGGTCGCGATCGTCGGTGAATCGGGTTCCGGGAAGTCGACGACGGCGCACGCCATCATCAACCTGCTCCCCGGGACCGGCAAGATCACGGGCGGCGAGATCCTCTTCGAGGGTCGTGACCTCTCCAAGCTCTCGCGCAAGGAGATCGAGGACGTCCGCGGACGCCTGATCGGTTTCGTGCCCCAGGACCCGATGTCCAACCTGAACCCGGTGTGGAACATCGGGTTCCAGGTCGAGGAGGCCATCCGTGCCAACGGCATCGCCCAGGGCAAGCAGGCCGTTCGCGCCAAGGCGATCGAGGTCCTCCAGCAGGCCGGTCTGTCCGACGCCGACCGTCGCCTGAAGCAGTTCCCGCACCAGTTCTCCGGCGGCATGCGTCAGCGCGTGCTCATCGGTATCGGTCTGTCCTCGAGCCCGAAGCTGCTCATCGCGGACGAGCCCACCTCGGCGCTCGACGTCACGGTGCAGCGGAAGATCCTCGACCACCTCGAAAGCCTGACCCGCGACAGCGGCACGGCGCTGCTCTTCATCACGCACGATCTCGGCCTCGCCGCCGAGCGCGCTGAGAAGCTCATCGTCATGTACAAGGGGCAGATCGTCGAGGCCGGTCCGTCGGTCGAGATCCTGCAGAACCCGGTGCACCCGTACACCCAGCGTCTTGTCGCTGCGGCGCCGAGCCTCGCATCCCGTCGTATCCAGTCCGCGACCGGGTCGCTGGAGACGCTCGAGCACGAGGCCCCGGCCGGTTCCGAGGGGATCGACCTCATCGTGGCAGCGGAGCACCGTGCCGCCGCGCAGCTCGATCTCGCGAAGGTCGAGCCGGCGATCGTCGTCGACGACTTGGAGAAGGTGTACAAGATCCGTGGACAGAAAGGTCAGGCGAGCGAGCTGAAGGCTGTCGACGGTGTCTCGTTCCAGATCCCGAAGGGCACCACCATGGCGCTCGTCGGCGAGTCCGGTTCGGGCAAGTCCACGGTCGCGAAGCTGCTGCTCCAACTGGAGACTCCGACCTCGGGCAGTATCCGCATCGGTGGCAAGGTGATGGAGGGGCTCGATCGCAAGGGCCTCCTCGCGCTGCGCCGCAAGATGCAGCCGGTCTTCCAGGACCCCTACGGCTCCCTCGACCCGCTACGGAACATCGGGAACACGATCGCTGAACCGCTCGTCACGCACAAGGTGGGCGACAAGGCCTCCCGCCGTGCGCGCGTGCTGGAGCTCCTCGATCAGGTCTCGCTGCCGCAGGCGGTCGCGACCCGGTACCCGAACGAGCTCTCCGGTGGACAGCGTCAGCGCATCGCGATCGCCCGCGCACTCGCGTTGAAGCCGGAGATCGTCGTCCTCGACGAAGCGGTGTCCGCGCTCGACGTCCTCGTCCAGGCGCAGATCCTGCAGTTGCTCGCCGACCTCCAGTCGGAGCTGCAGCTGACGTACCTCTTCATCACCCACGACCTCGCGGTCGTGCGCGTGATCGCCGACAACGTCGCGGTCATGCAGAAGGGGAAGATCGTCGAGGCGTCGACCACGGACGACGTCTTCGAGAACCCGAAGCAGCAGTACACACGCGAACTCCTCGACGCCATCCCCGGCGCCGGGATCGAGCTCGCGCTGTAACCCGCGCAGAACGCCGAAGGGCGGTGCCACGGAGCGATCCGGGGCACCGCCCTTCGGCGTTGCGGGAGGTGTCCGCCGGTCGCTAGACGAGGAGCGCAGAGGCGACGCCCCAGGCGAGGAGTGCCGCCGTGACGCCCAGGGCGACGACGTCCCAGCGAGAGGTGGCGAGGCGGTCGTCCTTCGGGTCGATCCGACCCCAGCGTTCGTGGGCACGGTCGATGAGGTCGACGGCAGTCGGACCCTCGTTTCCGGCACGACCGGGTCGGCGGACGCCTGCAGCGCGGTCCTGATGGTCGACCCCGCTTCGTCCGGCACGTCCGCCGATCAGCGACGGGCGGTCGAGCCCAGCGCTCGGTGCGCCCCAGCTGGTGATCTTCCGCCCGTCCCGCAGGAGCACCGTGAGCTGGTAGCGGCTCGTCGCCTCCTCCATGCGCGACCAGGGGATGTCGTGGATACGCCCGACGTTCACGACCGTCAGCTGCGACGGTTCGATGATGATGCACGGACGGACGAGGACGAGGTAGACCAGCCACACGACGAGGACCTCCCACGGGAGCGCCTGGACCGCGAAGCCCCAGGCTCCACGGCTCACGGCGTCGATGATGAAGAAGACCATGAGGATGGCGGTGACCCCGAGGATCCAGAAGCCGCTCGTGCTCCGCAGGGTGGTCCGATTGCCGGCGTTCGTCGCTTCGTTCACGTCCACCATCCTTCCAGGCCGCCGACCCTCGGGCGCCGCTCGGCTCGATCAGGCGGTGACGAGCCGGTCGCTCTCCGCATGGTGGCACGCGACGAGCCGTCCGTCGACCGGGCGCTCTCGTGGATCGTCGCGTTCGCAGACCGCCTGCTTGTCGGCCGGCAGCAGCTGGAACAACGGGCACCGGCTCCGGAAACTGCAGCCGACCCGGTCGTCGCTGGGGGAGGGGAGGTCGCCGTTCAGCAGGATGCGCCGCCGACTGCGTTCGATCTCGGGGTCCGGGACCGGCACCGCGGACAGGAGCGCCTGCGTGTACGGGTGCTTCGGGTCGTCGAAGATCGTGGCGCTCGGTCCATACTCGACGATGCGTCCGAGGTACATGACCGCCACGTCGTCGGCGATGTGGCGGACGACGGCGAGGTCGTGGGCGACGAAGAGGTACGAGAGTCCGAGCCGCTGCTTGAGGTCTTCGAGCAGATTGATGACGCCGGCCTGGACGGAGACGTCGAGCGCGGAGACCGGCTCGTCGAGCACGAGGATCTTCGGTTCGACGACGAGCGCCCGAGCGATGCCGATGCGCTGTCGCTGTCCACCCGAGAACTCGTGCGGGTATCGGCCGGCGAAGGACGGCTCCAAGCCGACGAGTTCGAGCATGGCCCCGACGCGGGAGCGGATCTCGGCGGGGGAGACCCCGTGGACGGTCAACGGTTCACCGATGATGTCCTCGATCGTCATGCGCGGATCGAGTGAGGCCATCGGGTCCTGGAACACCACCTGGATGTCGCTGCGCAGCTTCCGGCGGTCGGGCTTCGACAGCGTCGCGGTGTCGACCCCGTTCACGTGGATGCTGCCGCCCTGCGTCCTGGCGAGTTCGAGGATCTCCATGATCGTCGTCGTCTTCCCGCACCCGGACTCGCCGACCAGGCCGAGGGTGCGCCCGCGCTGGACACTGAACGAGACCCCGTCGACCGCGCGGACCGTGCCGATGTTGCGACGGAACACGACGCCCTTCGTGAGCGGGAAGGCGCGGGTCAGGTCACGGACGTCGAGGACGGTCTCCGGGGCGACCTCCGCGACGAGCTCCTCCGGCACCTCGTCCGGCCGAGGGAAGATCTCCGGGCGGCGCAGCGATCCGTCGGCGATCTCGCCGGCGCGGATGCACGCGGCGGTGTGATCGACCGAGGTCGTCGGGTCCTCGACGGGCCCGTCGAGGACGGGGAGCAACGCCGGTTCGCCCTCGAGGCACGCGGCCACGGCGATCGGGCAGCGCGGGGCGAAGGGGCAGCCGGTCGGCACGGTCGTCAACAGCGGTGGGCGTCCTTCGAGCGGGACGAGTCGCTCTTGCTGGTTCGCCGCCATGTTCGGCATGGAGCGCAACAGACCGATCGTGTACGGCATGAGCGGTTCGCGGAACAGCGGGACCACGGGCGCCGTCTCGACGATCCGGCCCGCGTACATCACGGCCACCCGGTCGGCGTTGCCGGCGACGACACCGAGGTCGTGCGTGATGAGCACCACGGCGGCGCCGGTGATGTCCTTCGCCTTCTGGAGCACCTCGAGGATCTGCGCCTGGATGGTGACGTCGAGTGCGGTGGTCGGCTCGTCGGCGATGATCAGCTGCGGGTCGTTGGCGATGGCGATCGCGATCATGGCCCGCTGACGCATGCCACCGGAGAACTCGTGCGGGAACGACTTCGCACGCCGCTCCGCGTTCGGAATGCCGACGATCTTCAAGAGTTCGACGGCCCGGGTCTCTGCTGCGCGCTGCGAGAGCGCGGAGTCGTGGAGGCGGAGGCCTTCGGCGATCTGCTGACCGATCGTGTAGACGGGCGTGAGCGCCGAGAGCGGATCCTGGAAGATCATGGCGATGTCCCGCCCGCGGATCTTCGACAGCTCCTTGTCCGATTGGCCGAGCAGCTCGACGCCGTCGTAGCGGATGCTGCCGCTCACCTGCGCGTTGGTGGGGAGCAGCCCCATGACGGCCATCGAGGAGACGCTCTTGCCGGAGCCCGACTCGCCGACGATGCCGAGGAACTCTCCACGCCGCACCTCGTAGGAGACACCGCGGACGGCATGCACGGGCGTGCCGGCGTTGGGGAAGGTGACGGTGAGGTCGTCGACCTTGAGGAGCGGCGCGGTCGCCTGGGGGTCAGTCACGGTTGGCTCCTGAGGTCGGGTCGATGGCGTCGCGCAGGGCGTCGCCGAGGAGGCTGGAGGCGAGCACGGTGATGACGAGGATCGCTGCGGGGAAGACGAACAGCCAGGGCCGAGTCACGGCCGCACTCGCACCGGCGGCGAGCAGGGTGCCGAGCGAGACGTCGGGCGCCTGCACGCCGAAGCCGAAGAAGCTCAGGGTCGTCTCCGACAGGATCGCCGCGCCGATGCCGAGCGTCGCGTCGATGATGAGGAGGCTCGCGACGTTCGGGATGATGTGGCGACGGATGATCGTGAACCCGGGGACGCCCATGAACCGGGCCGCCTTGACGTACTCGCGTTCGCGGAGCGACATCGTCTGCCCACGGATGACGCGCGCGAGCACCATCCAGCCGAACAGGACGAGGAAGACGACGAGGGCGAGCCAGGACAGCGACTTGAACGCCGGGCTCAGGAGCACGAGGAGGAAGAAGCCGGGGATGACGAGGAGGAGGTCGATGAGCCACACGATCGCCTTGTCCCAGACGCCTCCGACGTAGCCGGCGATGGCCCCGACGAGTCCGGCGATGATCGCAGCGCCCGGGCCGACGATCAGACCGATGACGATGGACTTCTGCAGCCCGACGAGCGTCTGTGCGTACACGTCCTGGCCGATGTTGTTGGTACCGAACCAGTGGTCGAGCGAGGGCGGCTGGCTGAAGGCGAGGCCGTCCTGGTCGGTGAACGACCAGGGGGAGAGCAGCGGGCCGATGAACGCCCAGAGGATGATGAAGAGGAGGACACCGCCACCGATGCGGGCGCGCTTCGTGGCGAGCACCTTCCGCAGGATCGTGCGCCCGCGGGACTGCGGACGCTTGGGGGCGTCCGCCATCTTCTCCGGGTCGCCGACGGTGAGGGTCGAGGGGTCGGTCAGTGCCATGTCGTTACACCCGCACTCTCGGGTCGAGCGCCGCATAGATCACGTCGGAGAGCGTTCCGGCGATCAGGACGAGGATGGAGGTGAACAGGATGGTCCCAGCGGCGGCGTTGATGTCCGAGTTCGAGACGCTCGTGAGGAGGTACTCGCCCATGCCGTGCCAGCTGAAGACGTTCTCCGTCACACTCGCGCCGGTGAGGATGAGCCCGAAGGAGTAGGCGAAGAACGTCGACATCGGGATGAGCGCGACGCGGACACCGTGCCGGATGATCGCGGAACCGCGGGTCCGGCCCTTCGAGCGCGCGGTCCGGATGTAGTCGGCGCTCATCACGTCGAGCATGGCGCTGCGCTGGTACCGCGAGTACGAGGCGACGGCGCCGACGGTGAGGGTGATCGTGGGCAACAGCAGATGCATCGCCCGGTCGCCGAACTGTGTCCAGAACCCGCCCTGGAGGCCGGCGGTGTACTCGCCGGTGAAGTTGATGACGTTCGTGCCGACCGCCTGGTTGAGGGACGTCGCGAGGATCATGAGCACGACGCCGATGACGAAGACGGGCATCGCGAGGATCGTGAACGAGGCGTAGGTGATGATCTGGTCACTGGCCCGGTATTGGCGGACCGCGCCCCACACGCCGAGGGCGACGCCGATGACCGCGCCGAGGATGGTGCCGATGACGAGGAGGCGGAGGCTCGTGCCCGAGCGCTCGAAGATGTCGGCGGTGACCTGGGTGCCGCGCGTGCTGATCCCGAGGGAGCCGGTGGTCACCAGTTGCGTGACCCAGTCCCAGAGGCGTTCGAGCAGCGGGACCTTCGGGTTCACGCCCATCTTGTCCAGCGCCGCATCGATGGACGCCTGGGGGATGGGCGGGTTCTTCCCGAGGAACCGGGCCGACGGCTGGAGCGTCATGCTCACGAGCACGTAGCCCAGCATGGTGGCGATCGCGGAGAGGAACAGGTAGTTGACCAACCGCCGTGCAATGAACCCGATCATGTACCAGCCTTGCGAAGTCGTTGTGCGGGACCGCGTCGTCCCGTCAGCTGTGCTCCCCTCGTGGGGGTGGAGACACTGTAACCCCCAAGTGTCTGGAATCAGAAAACGACGCGTGTTCTCAGGAAACGAAACGTATGTTTCCGGCACGTGTTGCCGATAAATCGAAACGGTAACAATTCATCCCCACTTGTGGGGGATCCCCGGAGCGGGTGCAAGATGGTCCACATTGGCCTGCGCGCCTTCCGCTCCGCATCGGTGCGGCCTTGCGCAGTTACACGTCACGAAAGGTGGATCTCGATGAGTTCCAGAACACAGGGATCGAAGCGGCGCGGCGGGATGATCCTCGCCGGCGTCTCGATCGTCGCCCTCGCATTGACGGCTTGCACCGGAGGCGGTTCAGGCGGTGGCGGCTCGACGTCGAAGCCCGCCGAGCTGTCCGGCACCGGCTGGGAGCGCGCCGACGCCGACCAGATCGCCCAGGGCGGTTCGCTCAACCTCGCCGTCGACGCGATCCCCGCGAACTGGAACCTCTACAACCTCGACAGTGGCACCGTCGACGACCAGTTCCTCAGCAACCTGTACACACCGTCGTTCATCAACATCAAGGAGGACGGCACCTGGGAGGCGAACCCCGACTTCGCGACCTCCGTCGAGCTGAAGACCGAGGACCCGCAGGTCGTCGAGATCAAGATCAACCCGGACGCCGTCTGGTCGGACGGCACCGCCATGAGCGTCGACGATTTCGCCGCGACCTGGAAGTCGCTGAACGGCGTCGACCCCGCCTACGCGCCTACCGCCACGAACGTGTGGAAGGACATCGAGTCCGTCACCGCCGGCGACAGCCCGCAGGACGTCCTCATCACGTTCAAGAACAAGAACGCGGACTGGCCGTCGATCCTCGGCAACATCTGGCCGAAGTGGCTCGGCGCGACGCCGGAGTCCTTCAACACCCTCTGGGCGACCGGACCCTATGCGGCCGACGGCACGACCTACGTCTCCGGCGGTCCGTACATCGTCAGCAAGATCGACCAGACCGGCGCGGTCGTGACCTTCGAGCCCAACCCGAAGTGGTGGGGCGACAAGCCGAAGCTCGACAACATCATCTTCAAGCAGGTGTCCCGCTCGGGTCTCGCGCAGGCGTTCTCGAACAGTGAGATCGACGTCTTCAGCATCGGCTCGAACGCCGACAACTACGAGACGGCCAAGAAGCGCAGTGACGCCGAGATCCAGCGTTCGCGTGGAACGACGTACAACCACATCACCCTGAACGGCACGTCCGAGGTCCTGAGCGACCCCGAGGTCCGCCAGGCGTTCGCCAAGTCGATCAACCGTCAGACCATCGCCGAGGCCCGCCTCGCAGCGATCGACGCACCGACCGACCTGCTGAACAACCTCATCTTCCTTCCCGGCCAGGACGGCTACGAGGACGACGCCTCCAAGGTGCTCGGCTACGACATCGACGCCGCCAAGAAGCAGCTCGACGACGCCGGTTGGAAGGAAGGCAGCGGTGGCATCCGCGAGAAGGACGGCAAGAAGCTGACCGTCCGCTACGTCATCGACTCCGACAACCCGGTCTCGGCCGAGACCTCGCAGCAGGTCCAGGCCATGGTGAAGGAGTCCGGCTTCGACCTCCAGATCGACACCGTCCCGTCCGACGACTTCTTCACGAAGTACGTCACCACCGAGACCCGCGACTTCGACGCCGTGAGCTTCGCGTGGCAGGGCACCGCGTTCCCGATCTCGAGCACCGAGTCGATCTTCTACCCGGCCGACTCCGGGCAGAACTTCCCTGGCGTCACCGACGATTCGCTCGGCGAGCTCTGGGCGAGCGCCAACGCGGAGCTCGACCCCGACAAGCGCCTCGAGATCGCGAAGGAGATCGACAAGAAGATCGTCGCCCTCGCGACCACGCTGCCGCTGTTCCCGGTGCCGTACACCTACGGCGTCAAGACCGGCCTCGTGAACTACGGGCCGACCCAGTTCGAGACCATCGACTGGAAGAACGTGGGCTGGAAGAAGTAAGCATCAGCACGCGTTCGATCTGAACGCAGCCTCGACGGGCATCGGCGGGAAACCGCCGGTGCCCGTCGCCGTTCAGCCCCCGGCCAGAACTCCTGCGGTATGATGGTCCGTCGGCACCATCGTGCCCGAATCCCATCCACTTGAAGGAAGCCACCCTTTTATGGCGCTCGCCACTCGTTCCGATCTGCGCAATGTCGCGATCGTGGCCCACGTTGACCACGGCAAGACGACCCTCGTCGACGCCATGCTGCGACAGACCAACTCTTTCGCCGAACACGCCCACCTCGAAGAACGCGCCATGGACTCGAATGAGCTCGAGCGCGAAAAGGGCATCACCATCCTCGCCAAGAACACGGCGATCTCGTACAAGGGCGAACACGCCACCGACGGCCCGATCACGATCAACGTCATCGACACCCCGGGTCACGCCGACTTCGGTGGAGAGGTCGAGCGCGGCCTGTCCATGGTCGACGGCGTCGTCCTCCTCGTCGACGCGTCCGAGGGCCCCCTCCCGCAGACCCGCTTCGTGCTCCGCAAGGCGCTCGAGGCCAAGCTGCCCGTCATCCTCCTGGTCAACAAGACCGACCGTCCCGATGCGCGCATCGACGAGGTCGTCGTCGAGAGCCAGGACCTCCTCATCGGACTCGCCAGCGACATGGCCGACGACGTCCCCGACCTCGACCTCGACGCCATCCTCGACGTCCCGGTCGTGTACGCCTCGGGTAAGGCCGGCCGTGCGTCGTCCACCAAGCCCGCCAACGGCGAGCTGCCCGACAGCGAGAACCTCGAGCCACTCTTCGAGGCCATCCTCGAGCACAT from Plantibacter flavus includes these protein-coding regions:
- a CDS encoding ABC transporter permease; this translates as MGNYILRRILQAIPVLLGTTFLIYFMVFALPGDPILALFGDRTPSPAVLEQLRAEYNLDKPFIVQYFLYLGGILTGDLGTSFSGQPVSEILAQTFPVTLRLAVLAVFFEMVAGITIGLVSGLRKGGIFDASFLVVSLILISLPVFVVAFIAQFVFGIQLGWFRVTVGAGAPIQDLLLPALVLATISFAQITRLTRGAVIETQSLDFVRTAASKGLSRRRIIPVHILRNSLIPVVTYLAVDFGVLIVGATVTEGIFNVPGVGRTLYQAIIRGEGPTVVSFVTVMVLVYLLVNLLVDLLYAVLDPRIRYVKS
- a CDS encoding ABC transporter permease — translated: MKRSSTHFVAPLEETPLAVIDAVKVDEKPSNLWTDAWAYMRRQPMFWISAVLIVLVVVVSLLPGLFSHVDPRSCNLDNSLGDPSLAHPLGFTKQGCDIYSRVIFGANTSLAVGLIVTAIVCVLGISFGALSGFYGGWVDSVLSRIGDIFFSIPYILAAVVVMSALAAYRSVWTISLAVGLFVWPSVARVLRAEVLRVKNADYVQASIALGVSRFRILVRHVLPNSIAPVIVVITLSLASAIVAEATLSFLGVGLGSESISWGADISQAQRDLRTAPQVLIYPSIALSLTVLSFIMLGEVLRDALDPKARALR
- a CDS encoding dipeptide ABC transporter ATP-binding protein, which codes for MSSHTPSAGARTGQPLLEVKDLEVGFRTQSGTVQAIRKTSFTMMPGETVAIVGESGSGKSTTAHAIINLLPGTGKITGGEILFEGRDLSKLSRKEIEDVRGRLIGFVPQDPMSNLNPVWNIGFQVEEAIRANGIAQGKQAVRAKAIEVLQQAGLSDADRRLKQFPHQFSGGMRQRVLIGIGLSSSPKLLIADEPTSALDVTVQRKILDHLESLTRDSGTALLFITHDLGLAAERAEKLIVMYKGQIVEAGPSVEILQNPVHPYTQRLVAAAPSLASRRIQSATGSLETLEHEAPAGSEGIDLIVAAEHRAAAQLDLAKVEPAIVVDDLEKVYKIRGQKGQASELKAVDGVSFQIPKGTTMALVGESGSGKSTVAKLLLQLETPTSGSIRIGGKVMEGLDRKGLLALRRKMQPVFQDPYGSLDPLRNIGNTIAEPLVTHKVGDKASRRARVLELLDQVSLPQAVATRYPNELSGGQRQRIAIARALALKPEIVVLDEAVSALDVLVQAQILQLLADLQSELQLTYLFITHDLAVVRVIADNVAVMQKGKIVEASTTDDVFENPKQQYTRELLDAIPGAGIELAL
- a CDS encoding ABC transporter ATP-binding protein, with the protein product MTDPQATAPLLKVDDLTVTFPNAGTPVHAVRGVSYEVRRGEFLGIVGESGSGKSVSSMAVMGLLPTNAQVSGSIRYDGVELLGQSDKELSKIRGRDIAMIFQDPLSALTPVYTIGQQIAEGLRLHDSALSQRAAETRAVELLKIVGIPNAERRAKSFPHEFSGGMRQRAMIAIAIANDPQLIIADEPTTALDVTIQAQILEVLQKAKDITGAAVVLITHDLGVVAGNADRVAVMYAGRIVETAPVVPLFREPLMPYTIGLLRSMPNMAANQQERLVPLEGRPPLLTTVPTGCPFAPRCPIAVAACLEGEPALLPVLDGPVEDPTTSVDHTAACIRAGEIADGSLRRPEIFPRPDEVPEELVAEVAPETVLDVRDLTRAFPLTKGVVFRRNIGTVRAVDGVSFSVQRGRTLGLVGESGCGKTTTIMEILELARTQGGSIHVNGVDTATLSKPDRRKLRSDIQVVFQDPMASLDPRMTIEDIIGEPLTVHGVSPAEIRSRVGAMLELVGLEPSFAGRYPHEFSGGQRQRIGIARALVVEPKILVLDEPVSALDVSVQAGVINLLEDLKQRLGLSYLFVAHDLAVVRHIADDVAVMYLGRIVEYGPSATIFDDPKHPYTQALLSAVPVPDPEIERSRRRILLNGDLPSPSDDRVGCSFRSRCPLFQLLPADKQAVCERDDPRERPVDGRLVACHHAESDRLVTA
- a CDS encoding ABC transporter permease — encoded protein: MALTDPSTLTVGDPEKMADAPKRPQSRGRTILRKVLATKRARIGGGVLLFIILWAFIGPLLSPWSFTDQDGLAFSQPPSLDHWFGTNNIGQDVYAQTLVGLQKSIVIGLIVGPGAAIIAGLVGAIAGYVGGVWDKAIVWLIDLLLVIPGFFLLVLLSPAFKSLSWLALVVFLVLFGWMVLARVIRGQTMSLREREYVKAARFMGVPGFTIIRRHIIPNVASLLIIDATLGIGAAILSETTLSFFGFGVQAPDVSLGTLLAAGASAAVTRPWLFVFPAAILVITVLASSLLGDALRDAIDPTSGANRD
- a CDS encoding ABC transporter permease — its product is MIGFIARRLVNYLFLSAIATMLGYVLVSMTLQPSARFLGKNPPIPQASIDAALDKMGVNPKVPLLERLWDWVTQLVTTGSLGISTRGTQVTADIFERSGTSLRLLVIGTILGAVIGVALGVWGAVRQYRASDQIITYASFTILAMPVFVIGVVLMILATSLNQAVGTNVINFTGEYTAGLQGGFWTQFGDRAMHLLLPTITLTVGAVASYSRYQRSAMLDVMSADYIRTARSKGRTRGSAIIRHGVRVALIPMSTFFAYSFGLILTGASVTENVFSWHGMGEYLLTSVSNSDINAAAGTILFTSILVLIAGTLSDVIYAALDPRVRV
- a CDS encoding ABC transporter family substrate-binding protein — protein: MSSRTQGSKRRGGMILAGVSIVALALTACTGGGSGGGGSTSKPAELSGTGWERADADQIAQGGSLNLAVDAIPANWNLYNLDSGTVDDQFLSNLYTPSFINIKEDGTWEANPDFATSVELKTEDPQVVEIKINPDAVWSDGTAMSVDDFAATWKSLNGVDPAYAPTATNVWKDIESVTAGDSPQDVLITFKNKNADWPSILGNIWPKWLGATPESFNTLWATGPYAADGTTYVSGGPYIVSKIDQTGAVVTFEPNPKWWGDKPKLDNIIFKQVSRSGLAQAFSNSEIDVFSIGSNADNYETAKKRSDAEIQRSRGTTYNHITLNGTSEVLSDPEVRQAFAKSINRQTIAEARLAAIDAPTDLLNNLIFLPGQDGYEDDASKVLGYDIDAAKKQLDDAGWKEGSGGIREKDGKKLTVRYVIDSDNPVSAETSQQVQAMVKESGFDLQIDTVPSDDFFTKYVTTETRDFDAVSFAWQGTAFPISSTESIFYPADSGQNFPGVTDDSLGELWASANAELDPDKRLEIAKEIDKKIVALATTLPLFPVPYTYGVKTGLVNYGPTQFETIDWKNVGWKK